In one window of Arachis ipaensis cultivar K30076 chromosome B06, Araip1.1, whole genome shotgun sequence DNA:
- the LOC107648656 gene encoding WRKY transcription factor 44 has protein sequence MDIDEAERVVVAKPVASRPNCNTFRSFSELLAGAINASSPQIESSQATVSAIRPKTVRFKPALNRTPAPSVASQDDIFGAALCDSSHKSPNSDTKQSLIYKPMAKLVSRTTVSLLANMGNCSTIQQQSGQSMEGGLHHISHERFGTNLSSDLYHSHSITPPSETTEPCKMMQQNIEEDQKALTSAINCDRPSYDGYNWRKYGQKQVKGSEYPRSYYKCTHPNCPVKKKVERSFDGQIAEIVYKGEHNHPKPQPPKRSGTAGMQGSGMVPDGVAQDVWSNNHSERNDSRIENQNDTGLPANSVYGVKVSQPNDSILNAYGVSPENSCGLSGECEQGSKGFEAEEEESRSKRRRNESRSNEAAVSEEALIEPRIVLQSSTDSEIIGDGFRWRKYGQKVVKGNPYPRSYYRCTNVKCNVRKHVERAIDDPRAFVTTYEGKHNHEMPIKNINPNVPSERDSQASLSKDKP, from the exons ATGGATATTGATGAAGCTGAGAGAGTAGTTGTGGCAAAACCAGTTGCTTCAAGGCCTAATTGTAATACTTTCAGATCTTTCTCTGAGCTTCTTGCAGGTGCCATTAATGCCTCatcaccccaaattgaatcttccCAGGCAACAGTTTCTGCCATTAGACCAAAGACAGTGAGGTTCAAGCCGGCACTGAACCGCACCCCCGCTCCGTCTGTTGCTTCTCAG GATGACATTTTTGGAGCTGCACTTTGTGATTCTTCCCACAAGAGTCCTAATTCTGACACCAAGCAGTCCCTCATATACAAACCAATGGCAAAACTTGTGTCAAGGACAACAGTTTCTCTTTTGGCAAATATG GGAAATTGCAGTACAATTCAGCAACAATCCGGGCAATCAATGGAGGGTGGTCTTCATCATATCAGCCATGAAAGATTCGGAACCAATCTGAGCTCTGATCTTTATCACAGTCACAGCATTACACCACCTTCTGAAACTACTGAACCTTGTAAGATGATGCAACAGAACATAGAGGAGGATCAGAAGGCTTTAACATCCGCAATCAATTGCGATCGACCTTCTTATGATGGGTATAACTGGAGGAAATACGGGCAGAAGCAAGTGAAAGGAAGTGAGTATCCGCGGAGTTATTATAAGTGCACTCATCCTAATTGTCCAGTGAAGAAGAAGGTTGAGAGATCATTTGATGGACAGATTGCAGAAATTGTTTATAAAGGTGAACACAACCATCCAAAGCCACAGCCTCCTAAACGCAGCGGAACAGCAGGGATGCAAGGATCAGGAATGGTGCCTGATGGAGTGGCTCAAGATGTGTGGAGTAACAATCACAGTGAGAGGAATGATAGCAGAATAGAAAACCAGAATGACACAGGGCTGCCTGCGAATTCGGTTTATGGGGTTAAAGTTTCACAGCCTAATGATTCTATTTTAAATGCATATGGGGTAAGCCCGGAAAATTCGTGTGGTCTAAGTGGGGAATGTGAGCAAGGAAGCAAAGGATTTGAGGCAGAGGAGGAAGAATCTAGAAGTAAAAGAAG GAGGAATGAGAGTCGATCCAATGAAGCAGCAGTGTCAGAGGAAGCATTAATCGAGCCACGCATTGTGCTGCAGAGTTCTACAGATTCGGAGATAATTGGAGATGGCTTCCGCTGGAGGAAGTACGGGCAGAAGGTGGTGAAGGGCAATCCATATCCCAG AAGTTACTACAGATGTACAAATGTGAAGTGTAATGTTCGAAAGCACGTGGAGAGAGCAATAGATGATCCAAGAGCATTTGTCACTACATATGAGGGAAAGCACAATCACGAGATGCCAATCAAGAACATCAACCCAAATGTCCCCTCTGAGAGAGATTCACAAGCTTCTCTTAGTAAAGACAAACCATGA